The sequence below is a genomic window from Silene latifolia isolate original U9 population chromosome 7, ASM4854445v1, whole genome shotgun sequence.
CTGGCAGATGGGGACTACTTCTACTTATAGCCTTTATAAATAGGGAGTACATTCAATGATTCAAATGTACGTAAGTTGACAAATTCTGCATGGCATTTACATCTTACTACATTCTTACCCCGACACCATTATTGTAGTCTTGTAGATAAGATATGCGGAAATTGGAATTATGTATGAATGTATCTCGAGTATTATTggtgcacaaattctcatttctgacggcgatatccgtcataaacttgtgacggataccgttttctctcacaaatgacccatagAGAGGTGAGTGGAGAAGCATATGGGATGCCCCATTGTCTCCTCTCCTTTTTGTGAGAGTCGCAGCTCATGACTGGACGGGATTAGCAAATCACAAAGAAGACTAGCTGTTATTGGTGTTGAAACCAATTTTGGCaaaatcaaatcaatttctcCATCCTCAAAGTcaatattaacaaaaaaatataatactccctccaatttcctattatcttccctctttccttttttggtaagtttcattcattttttattaatttctctctcctaaaaaatcaacaactctaattactttatctattctttattcatcattcattctttattattttctctcacctataaatttcacaacttacaatactttattttactttattccttctttcttcccctttcttaatttttgtgcccaaaagaaaggggaagatataaggaaataggagggagtataaagaAGTGAGGCGTATCAATTGGtcttccttgtgacgggttaccatttgtggcggatattttgtgagataaaatggtaacaaaatgggttagtggagaaaggggaccacatgaatagtgttgcagagagagaaaaagtgggtactttgtgaggtaaaatggtatccgtcactcaagagtgacggatatgtgtcgtcacaaacaagaatttgtggagGCGTATTACTAGGTACAACTTATCGTTTAGAATCATTATATTTTTACGATAAGATTAAAAAATTCCAAATTTCTCGAATGAAGCACTACAATTTAGAATAATATGGCATATAAATGGATCTGAGAATTATTTTAGATTGGAAGATTTATACATAGCTTAAAAGCTGATAATCTCTACACATTTGTCGTGTAGAAGATTTgccggataccgtttcctctcataaaatacccatgagaggtgagtgggaaaaCACATGAGGGataccccaccttgtcccctctccctttttgtgagaggttttCAGCTAGTGACGGATTAGCCCACTAAAATACATTTATGAAAAATAAATGCATTTTATGTTTTATAGTAAAAGGTTGTAATTAAAAATATGCATTACAAAAGAATATCATTAAGAGAAGCAATAAATATGTTCACTAAAATACATATTTCATGTAATCGCTTAATTCTCTTAATCAAGGCAGAGAAACGCAGAAAAATCAATGAACTTGGGTTGACTTATGTCTGGAGTTAATCGCTAAAATTGTATCCTCCGATTTGAAATTGTATCCTCCGATTTCATGTCGGCTTTTATTTAATTAGTACATTTTTCCTTCCCTAAAAATGAACACCCCAACCAAATAATGAAAAAGATCAAATTCACTCTCTCAAACTCCGCTCTTACTTGCAAAGTGGTGATGTTATTAATTTGTACGAAGTATTATATGATGAGTGTAACTGTATAAGCAGTGGTGGAGCTAGAGGGGGCTAGCAGGGGAAGTCGCCCCCCGACGGATGACATTTtcaaagtttttagttaaatttttcgaaaaaTTTTCGAGTGTACCTTATGAAATTAGTTGTCCCAACCCCCACCCCCAAATTTTTCGCCCCCAAAGTTCAAATCTTGCATTTTCCATAATTGTGTGTAAGTGAATGATTTGGGTTTAGTCTTTTGAATTAAAATGGTTAGAACTGAATTTAATCGATGGTGataaaaaatttaaaagaaaAACCGATAACCGAATACTTCCAAAAGTGATGTCTTCGGATAAATATTGACCACTTTTAGGTAAATAGAAATCACTTTTTATGGCTAAAAAATGACCAATTTATTTGGAGTGGTCATTATTTGCCGTAGAGTGATCATTATTTACCAAAAAATAGTCATTTATTTaccaaaaacacaaaaaagacGTCGTACGAGAGAATTGCCGAAACCGAAAACCAACGACTCCCAAAACACGGAGTATAATTTGTCTATACTTGGACTAAACTTGAATGTTAGGTATGATCCGTTATTTCTGCCCCCAAAATTACCCGCGTACTCGTATCTTTCAAAAATCTAactcaaaccctaaccctaatcctAAATCGACAAATTATTTTACCCATTCTTGATCATTAATGGAAGATGCGAAATCAAGCGATGAAGACGATAATTTCTTCGATGCATTTGACGAATTCACCTTCTACGATTGCGCAGAAACCTTCGAATCATCTgacatttcttcttttcttccccaaTCAACACACCAATATTCAAAAATTGACGAAATTATCGACGGAAAATCATCGGATTTGGACACATTAGCGGAATCAACATCAACAATCGATGATGTTTCGAGTGTATTTGCGGATAATTCTGTTGTTACAATGGAAGAAATAAGTTTAGAATCAAATGAAGAGGGAGAAATTGATGATGGGCAATTTAGATTATTAGGTTTTATTACTGAATTGTTGATTAAGTCAATTGGGTTTCAGTTTAATTTATTGATTATTCTATTAAGATTCCCCTTTTCAGCATTATATTATGGTTTGATGATTTATATGAATCCGTTTTATGTGATTGGACTTGGTAGAAGCTATTTGATTAAAAGATTAATAGGGTTATGTTTTAAAGATCATAAATCATGGATAAATATCGGGTTTCAAATCGGGTGGGGGTTGTTGTGGTGTTGTTATGTATGTTCTGTATTGGTGAGTATGTTAGTTTTGGCATTTGTTGTTGGTGGGTTGATGATGAGGTTGTATGTTGTGGAGGAGCCCTTTCAGTTGAAGCAACCACTGAATTTCGACTACACGAAAAGCAAGCCTCAAGCTTTGGTGTCGATAACTAGTTGTCGGAGTGACGAGTATGGTGAGAAGGTTAATGAAGTTAGTGTTGGAGGTAGTGGAAGGGTTATACTTCCTAATCATAAGTTGCAGGCTACTGTTACATTGGTTGTGCCCGAGTCTGATTACAATCGAAATTTAGGAATCTTTCAGGTATATTGATTTGCTTTATTTACAGGAAAGCTTACTTCTTTGGCTCTTTATTGTCTTTATTAGGAATATATTGATAGATAGCGATATTATCTCGGCCCATATTATATGAGCCCATCTATGTAATTATATATTCCGACTTGGCCAATGCAATAATACAGAACGTTCTGTATTATTGCATTGGTCAAATATGAGCCGAGATAATATCGCTATCTATCAATATATTCCTAATAGTCTTTGATAGTTTGAACTTTGAAGATGCATAATATTGACTGATGGTACTGCAAACCACCTGCTAGTCATGCTTGACTCTATCTAGACATTGATTGTGGCTCGATAAATGTACTATGTACGTATAAATCAGAGATTTATTGAATGCTGTTGTGATACTAACATGCTATTCATCTTCAATAATTCGGAAACAACCTCTATGTGTTGCTAACACAGGGGTAAGGCTGCATCTGCGGAGCCTACATCTGACAACTTGTTATGACAGATGCGAGAAAAGATAAATAAGAACTTGTTATGACATATGCGAGAAAAGATAAATAAGcacaataaagaaaacaaaacacaaatttaCTTGGTTCCCTAATGGTGTGTTAGCTATGTCCACACGGCAAAAGGGAGGGGAGTTTTATTGCTTttgaggagttttcagattacagattcagaACGGTAGGATATGCATAACTGAAATCATAATCGCTTTTTTGAAGATTTCAGCAAGTTTTTGGCTATTTTCACAGGTAAGGGTAGACTTTCTGTCAGAAAATGGTAAATCATTAGCAAGTATAAGCCACCCATGCATGCTGGGATTCAGAAGTGAACCACTCCGACTGTTCCTAACATTCTTCAAAATTATTCCTCTTGTCGCTGGTTACGTGTCAGAAACCCAAACTCTAACCTTAAAGTTTAGAGGCTACACGGAATCTCTCGTCCCTACAGGTTGTTTGAAGGTGGCAATCGAACAAAGAGCAGAATTTGGGACGGGAGGTGGAATTCCTGAAGTATATGATGCATTTATACATGTTGAATCTGAACTCGGTTTCCTGAAAAGGATCTTATGGTCCTGGAGGAAAACAATATTTGTATGGCTTAGTATGATGTTATTTGTTTTGGAGTTGCTATTCACCGTGTTATGCTGTACACCTTTAATACTCCCAAGAGCAAGGAGAAGAACAAGTGGCAATGCTACTCAAAACGACAGTCCTGCAACATTGGACACTTACTGAGGTACTGGCATCTTTAATCCCTATTGCGAGTTCTAGTCTAATTGTTCTTACAGCTTTACCGTTTTTTGAAATTATCTTGAATAGAACTTGTAAATTGTAGTCAATTCTTTATGTGCCTTTGTTTTCCGTTTTTCCCTGCTTTGAAGCCTTTTTCGGAATAGCTGATCTCTGTAGTTGCATTCTTTTGCTGTAATGTTGATTGTTTAATTTGTACAGAATTAAATCGGAATTTAGCAGTTATTTGCTTTGAAGTAGATTTGTTTATCGGACTTTCCATTTGTTCTTTTGGCCTTTGATGCATTGCTATCGCGGGTTTAATGGATTAATTAACAGTGTTTTGGAAATGAGTGTTATGCATTCCTCTTGTATGTTGAATCACATGTTCAGCATCAGTCTCAAGTACCGAAATGCCATGGTTGCCTGGTTGGTTTACCCTTAAGACATTCACCAACTGAATTCGGTGTCTAAGGTTAATATTCGCAGACAGCATTCAATCTACCCTGGTTGCAATAAAGAAAGATGGTCTGGGCTGGTTGGTTCTATAACCCCAAATCACTTATATACTCCGTAAAAACTATGTTAAGTGATGTTAAGGCCAAATATTGACATAACTTTAATTTCTAGAAGTATATAATTTTTGGGGTTGTGCTGTCTGTCGGCTAAACATTTAAGCCAAaaatcaacttagttttaattatttttgaaaattattttaggtgTTATTTCAATTTTATTAATCGTActagggcagagtacggatcgggtatttgatccaaagtgctagttcggatcgaatatccatattaaaaatcctgaaattagatatccaatatccaaaccaaatgtttcggatatccaatgttcgggtatccaaaataatcggatcggatgcggatatccatcggatatccatacttttgaatttactttaaaattaagtttgaaacacgattatattcatagtcttacatgatgattttctgtagtattcttattccaatgttctcgacataaaatttaagtatcACCTAGAtattctctaatattttaaacattaattaagttgttatatcaaataaaattttattttctcgaaattatactagaaaactatagtttcggatcagatcggatatccaaatgttttaattctaatatccatatccaaaccaaaaccaaaaccaaagatttcggatcagatatccaaaccaaacttaactttcggatcggatatccaaacatTCGGATCGGATACGGATCGGATATCAGATCAGTTTAGATAATCGAATTTTTTGCTCTGCCCTAAATCGTACATCAATATTGATTCAACACATGtcaagaaaaataaaatattcaCAATTATTGAGATATCAGAAATTATTGACCACTATTCCACCAGTGTATGATGGAAAAAAGGAACATGCaattgatgtatattgtaagAAGGGCACTATTCGTCTTCAGCTTCTGATGGATAGTGcttgtcttcaatgagaatttgtgttgatgTATTACATCAAACCTTTTAGCATTTGAGTTTAATGTGTTTTTTGCGAGCATTTAaaatttataaattacattttaatttttttgatgCTAAAATTCAAAATTAAATGAATTTATTTATATAGTTTTTAAGCTACATTGTAACTTTTTAGCTTAATGTTTAATTAAACAACTTCggaaactttataataaaactcacaACCTTgcaaacaaaactcgaaaactttattataaaaattcaaaaactaCCCAAATCAATTGTACTGCATCTGATATATAGTCTTTGAACTGAATCAAGATGATGTTATATACTGTACCTAAATATACAGCAACTAAACTAGACTAGCGTAACATGTAAAATCGCCTCATATTTGAGATTAATTCCAGGTTGCCTAACGAATAGAACTCCCCGCGAGTCAAGAGTCATTCTGTGCTAGTCATAGCCATATACCTTTACAAATACCTCTAAATGATTTTACATCACAAAACCAAGGTAAAGGCTTTTGAGATCATCAGGACTAAAATTTATTGATTTTGATAAGATTAGACAGTAGAAGTTTATAACACCGGCTGTGATCGAAACCATGATATAGTACTTTGTACAATAAAataagggatattctacatggtacccctctatttttcgactttctacatggtacccctacactttttaaaacatacatggtacccctaattgttgtcattatcccTAAGTGTACccttgccaaattatcacgtccaaatatggatattgagcctaatagagtccttatgtcatgggatggTAATGtcaagcttggttacgcgtccaagtaatcatttaacgcctaaaactgagtttaattgacggaaaataaagtttaggggtacatttagtgataatgacaacaattaggggtaccatgtatgttttaataagtgtaggggtaccatgtaaaaagtcgaaaaattgagggtCTGTGTAAATATCCCATAAGATAATGAGGAGATGGAAGTAAGGTGATGATCACTGACTCACTGAGCTGAAGGGTTAATCCTCCTCCATGAGTGGATCAGCAGAGTTAACAAGGCTTATAGTCTCTCTATCGGACATCATGTCTTGGCTCTTTTTCGATACTTGAGCGAGCCAGTCATTCTGGAGCATACTCGGGCCCAGGGTTAGTTCTTGTACAACCATGTTACCTTCAAGCATGCTCCTTACCTCGGACATTGTCGGCCTAACAGTCGGAGATGGATTAGTGCATAATAAGGCAACCTTGATCATCCTTAGTACTTCATCCTTGTTGTAGTTGCTCCCCATTTTTGGATCCACCAAGTCCATTAGATTGCCCTTTTGTTGTTGCAAGGCAAAAGCCTGAATTGACACAAGTTACGGATTAAACTCATGCTCTGCCACATATCAATGACATTAAAATCATTTTCTTCTCATACGAAAGGTAAGCTAAACTAGAAGGGGATCGTCTAAGTTAATTGACAAAGTCAAACAAGGGTGATACTCGTTACTTGAGTTCGCTAAACCCGTATTGAAATATTTACGCAACAATGTGAATAGTCACACAGAAGAGTTCCTTAAAAATATCCCTTTGAAAATGCAAGTTTTTTCCACAGGAGATTTCCCCAAAAATATCTGAAGAAACTAAAAAGTGGACAATCTGGATTTCAAGGAGTTTAGGTCAATAAATATAAGAAGCTTGGTGTCATCCTTTGAATAGTATAGGAAATTCCAGAATTAGAGAGTAAGAAAGCTTGAAATATATTTACCCAATCGAGAAGGCAGAAATAGTTGTCATCCGGCCGAAATTTGGTGTTGCTTCTACCAGCAACAATCTCTAATGTTAAAACCCCAAAGCTGTAGACATCTGCTTTATAAGTCAAATAGCCCCACAATGCATACTCCGGTGCCATGTATCCTCTGTGAAGATAGGAACCATCTCAACGATATTATACACTCGGACTATAAATCGGAATAGTACCATATTAGAACTTTCTAATAATTCATGTGCATGACAATATCCTTTCAAAAAGTGATTCTTTTTGTACAGAAAAAAGAGGGGGGAGAGACTCGAAATCAAATGGCAGCAAAGCTAGTTGATCAAACTTCAGTTTGTattatagaaaaaaaaaattattgtacAAATAGCAAAAACCCGTTTTTTTGGATTCCATGCATACATACTCTGATAAAGAAAAAACTCAAAATTAATAGTCAAATTTAGTTATATCAAATGTTAAAATTCGCTATGAAATAAAGCAAAATGTCTCACTAAACTATTTgtgtttcttatattgtaaagTGTTCTCGTCCGTGCAATTAAAGATGTGACTTTCATTATGGGTCATCCGGAAACAAAATTTAGGTTCTACACACACAAGGGTAAGGTTGCATCCATCCAACCACCATACCCTGCCATACACACAAGGCCGCAAGAACCACGCCATTGTGTCTCAGGGTTCATTTCCATGAAGCTAATTAAACAtcaagagaaaaataaataatatgcGTATGCTTATGATGCTTCAATCACCTAATCATTCCTACCCTAAGATTTGGGAACGAGTCCAAATAAATGAGAAAGATAAACTAGCAATGAAGCACTGAAAGGATACATATATACAGTGTGCAAGAAAATAGTACGGCGTAACAGTTAAGACTAGAGATGATTCTGCTCACATTGTTCCGGCAACTCTGGTGCTAATGTGGGTATGCTCTTCTTCGTCAAGCCTGGCCAATCCAAAGTCCGCGATCTTAGCATTAAGGTCCCCATCGAGGAGTATGTTTGTAGCCTTGATGTCTCTATGAACAATTTTTATTGTGGATTCCTCGTGCATAA
It includes:
- the LOC141591332 gene encoding seipin-2-like, with the protein product MEDAKSSDEDDNFFDAFDEFTFYDCAETFESSDISSFLPQSTHQYSKIDEIIDGKSSDLDTLAESTSTIDDVSSVFADNSVVTMEEISLESNEEGEIDDGQFRLLGFITELLIKSIGFQFNLLIILLRFPFSALYYGLMIYMNPFYVIGLGRSYLIKRLIGLCFKDHKSWINIGFQIGWGLLWCCYVCSVLVSMLVLAFVVGGLMMRLYVVEEPFQLKQPLNFDYTKSKPQALVSITSCRSDEYGEKVNEVSVGGSGRVILPNHKLQATVTLVVPESDYNRNLGIFQVRVDFLSENGKSLASISHPCMLGFRSEPLRLFLTFFKIIPLVAGYVSETQTLTLKFRGYTESLVPTGCLKVAIEQRAEFGTGGGIPEVYDAFIHVESELGFLKRILWSWRKTIFVWLSMMLFVLELLFTVLCCTPLILPRARRRTSGNATQNDSPATLDTY